GATTTTCGTCTTTATTATTTTTTTATTTGGACTTCAACATTTTCTTTGTATCGGCAATTTTTCCGTCCACCACTAATGAGTAGGAATACAGAGCCCCTCCTAAATCCTCCCCGTTGGGGAGGACTTTTTATTTGGCGCGAAGCATTTTCTTAGTATCATGGATTATTTTGCGTAAGTCCTGAATTAAATTTTAATTTTAATCCCTATTACAAGCACATCGTCCATCCCGATGGAAGCCGCATCGGGATTTACTCACATCTTTTTTATTTTTTCTGTTTGAGTTCGTGAATGCTTCGCATTTCCGATACCTGTGTGCTAAACCCTGATACCTATCAGCAAGACATCGTCAACCTGCTCCATGCCGCCTTTCCATTCGTCAAATGTTTTATTCAGAATTTCTTTCTGCTCTGTAAATCCCTTATCGCTAATCGCTAATAACAGTTCATTGAGTTGCTTGTACTTGAATTTTTTTCCTTTGGGTCCGCCAAACTGGTCGGCATAGCCATCGGTGTACAAGTAAATGGTTGATGGTTTCCCGATGAAATCGGGATTCAGAGCAAGATGGTTAATGGTTGATGGTTCAATAGCCCTGTGCGTGAAGGGATGTTTGCGCTCGCTCAAGCCAACGGGCATGTTGTCGGCTTCGAGTTGAATAATTTTTCCATCGTGAATGAGAACGGGCGCGTTGTTGGCTGCACTGTATTCTAACTTTAAACCTGAAACTTCAAACCTGAAACTCATCAGAATGCAGTCCATTCCGTCCTGCTGCGTTACGGCACTGCCTTCGAGGTTCAGGGCGCGGATGATTTCTTCGCGCGCCTCATTGAGAATAAGATGCGGCTCGGTGATTTTTCTTTCCACCGTAACTTCGTTGAGAATGGAAATGTTCAGCAAACTCATGAACGCGCCCGGCACGCCATGCCCCGTGCAATCGCCACAGCAGAGGAGAAAAGAACCGGCTGTATAGTTCGCCCAGTAAAAATCACCGCTCACCACATCTTTTGGCTTGAAGAGGATGAAATATTCTTTGAGGTGTTTGCCGATGAAGTTATCGCTGGTGAGCAGTGCGCCCTGTATGCGCGAGGCGTAGTTGATGCTGTCGGTAATGTCTTTGTTTTTTTCTTCCACTATTTTCTTTTGTTCTTCAATCACTGTGTTTTTATCAGCAAGTTCTTTGTTTGCTTTTTGTTTCTGGCGGTATCCTCTGAAAATAAAAAACGCAAGCAGCAACACTAATAACAAGCCACCGCTGATGGAATAGGTAATTATTTTTTGTTTTCTTTTTTCTTCAGCGGCAATGGCATCTTTCTTTTCCTGCTCCGCTTTTGATGCGGCATCCTTCTTATCAAACTCAAACTTCATTTGCGCGCGCACAGTTTTTTTGGTGTTCTCTTCGTTCAGGATACTATCCTTATATATAATGTAGAGTTTGTAATTGTTGTAGGCGCTGCTGAAATGTTCGCTTGCCCCTTGCCAATTGCCGATTGCCGATTGCCGACTGGCTATTGCGCTATCCGCCTCCGCAAGCCCTGCGTAACTTTCTTTAATCCTCTCCTTGCTGCCTATTGCCTTGCTTAACTCCAAGCCCTTTTGCAGTTCTTCTTTTCCTTCTTTTGCCCGCCCTTGCTTTAGATATGTTTCTCCGATGTTGATGTGAGAAGTGGCAATGCCATCTTTGTCTCCGATTTCTTCTCTGATTTTCAAGGAAGCGAAATGCTCTTTGAGCGCATCGGTGAAAAGTTCCCCTCTCTTTTGGAGAGGGGTTAGGGGTGAGGTGGCTTGCTCCATATAAATTTCTCCGATGTTGTTGTGAGAAGTGGCAATGGCATTTTTGTTACCAATTTCTTCAAAGGTTTTCAGGGCAGCGAAATGCTCTTTGAGCGCATCGGGGTAATTGCCTTGATTCCGATAAATAATTCCGATGTTGTTGTGAGAAGTTGCAATGCCTTTTTGCGCCTCCCGATACGCTTTGCTATCGGGATTTCCGCTTCGCTCCAAGATTTCTTCTCTTATTTTCAAGGCAGCGAAATACTCTTTTAGCGCATCGGGGTAATTGCCTTGCTGTGTATAAATAATTCCGATGTTGCTGTGAGTAGCGGCAAGTGAACGGGAGAGTGAGAGAGTGAGCCGCCCGCTTTCTCCTTGTCTCACTTTCCCGCTTTCCCGTTTTCTCACTTTCTCATTGAGCGTAATGGCTTCATTGGCATATTGCAAAGCGGGTTGGTAATCGCCTTGTCTCCATAATTGCTCGCTCAAAGCGTTGAGGTGGTTCACTTTGTTCGTATCCTCTTTATCTTTTTTGAGGAGGGAGAGGAGAGAATCAATCCGCGCATTCTGCGCGTGGGAGGAATAAGGAATAAGGTATAGGGAAATAAGGGAAATACAAAACAGCCGAATGACGAACAACCGAACAGGGCTGTTGTAAACCTTCAAGGTTTTCAAAACCTTGAAGGTTTGAATGTTTGGCGCGGTTGCGCGCCATTCGTACTTCTGCATTTTGGTTTTCATTTTCAAATTTTCAAATGTCGCCTTGCGCCATGGCGCGTTTCGCGCTCATTAACTCATCGGCTAATTGTCCTTTGGCATTTTCGCTTGTTATGCTCTTTCAACAAAATACATTTTAATTTTTCCTTTGTGCTTCGCTTCAATTTCTCCTCGGTAAATACAGTTGAATTTATCTTTCACCAGTTCGTATGTGCTTCCCGAAACATTCACTTTGCCTGCTTCACCTGAACTTTCCATGCGTGAAGCGGTGTTCACCGTATCACCCCAGATGTCGTAAGAGAATTTTTTTATGCCCACAATTCCTGCAACAATGGGACCTGTGTGAATGCCAATGCGAATTTGAAATGCAGGTTTATTGTTGGTGGTTTGTTGTTGGTTGTGTTCTTCCATAAATTGCTGTATCTGCACTGCTGCAAGCGTAACATCCATTGCGTTGGTAGTATTGGCTACAGGCAATCCGCCTGCGCACATGTAAGAATCGCCAATGGTTTTTATTTTTTCTATGGGGTACTTTGAAATTATTTCGTCAAACTTCTTGAATAGAAAATCCAACTCGCTTACTAATTCTTTTGCACTGAGTTTTTCGGCAATTTGCGTGAAGCCCTTGAAATCGGTGAAGAGAACAGTTACCATGTCAAACTGCTTGGGCTCGGCATGACCGGTGAGTTTCAGTTCTTCGGCTGTTTCAGCAGGGAGAATATTCAGCAGCAATTCATCCGAGCGCTTTTTTTCTTTGGCGATGCGGTTGCGCTGGCGATATACAATAAGGAAAAATACAAGCACTCCACACAAACCTCCTGCAATGGAGTTGCGGATTATTTTTTGCTTGCGGCTTTCTGCTTCTGCTACGGCATCTTTCTTTTCCTGCTCGGCTTTTTGCGCTGCCTGCTGCTTTTCAAACTCGTAGTTCATTTCCTTACGCACTAATTGTTTTTTATTTTCCTGACTGAAAATAGTATCTTTTAACGCCATTCCTTTTTTGTAATGCTCAAGAGATAGTTTGTAGTTGGGAGTTGGCAGATGGGAGTAGAGTTCGCTGAGAGATTCTTCAAATATCCTTTCATAATCCTGCGATTCAATTTCCCGACACAACTTTAATGCATCCTGCAAATATTTTTCCGCATCAGTAAAGAATTTTTTCTTTTGTTCCTCATTCCTTGTTTCTTGTCCCTTTTTTGTATAAAGCGAGCCGATGTTGCCAAGGTCTGCTGCCATTCCGTTTTTATCTCCAAGTTCTTCATCTGTTTTCAATGCCATGGAATAATAGTCAAGGGATTTGGCGTATAAAGAATCTCTTGTGAATTGTGATTTGTTATTTGTTGCTTGCTCTCTATAAACAATTCCAATGTTGCCCAGAGCGTTTGCAATTTCATGTTTATTCCCAAGTTCTTCATCTATTTTCAATGCTCTGAAATAATAGTCCAATGCTTTGGTGTAAAGTCGGTTTCGCTCCGCAATGCTATCGGGACTCACTATAGTCGCTTCTTCGTCATAAACAATTCCGATGTTGCCGAGAGTAATTGCAACTCCCAATTTATTTCCAAATTCTTCTTTCATTTTCAACGCCCTGAAATAATAGTCCAATGCTTTGGCATAGTCGGATTGATTACGATAGACATTTCCGATGTTGCCGAGGCGCATGGCAATTGCTTTTTTGTTTTTTAATTCCTCATCAATCTTTAATGCTTTGAGATAATAGTCAAGGGCTTGGAGATAATTTGCCTGATACCGAAAAATATTGGCACTATTGTTATACGCATTTGCAATGCCTTTTTTGAAATTCAGTTTGCGGGCAAGTTGCAAGGATTCATTTCCGTAGTTCAATCCTTTTTCATAGTCGCCTGTTAATTCACATTCGCGGGTTAATTGATAGAGGTGGTTTACTTTGTTCGTATCCTCTTTGTCTTTTTTGAGGAGGAGTAAAAGGGAATCGGTTTTCGCATTCTGCGCGTGGGAGGAATAAGGTATAAGGTATAGGGGAATAAGGGAACTACACAACAGCCGAAGGACGAACAACCGAACAGGGCTGTTGTAAACCTTCAAGGTTTTCAAAACCTTGAAGGTTTGAATGTTTGGCGCGGTTGCGCGCCATTCGTACTTCTGCATTTTGGTTTTCATTTTCTCCGATGGAATACGGAGTCCGTAACTTTGTTCGGACAAATTTTCAAATTATACTAAAGTTATCTGCGAATACGAATTTTTACGCCCCGATGTATCGGGATGAAACAAATGTACGAATTACATATTGTTCTATGTGTTTCATTCGCTCCGAAGAATTACGGAGTCCGTATTACATCGGACAGATTCGGTTTTTATTCGTATTCGCAGATGAAACAAACTTTCGGATACCTGACTACTTTCAGTATAGAGAGGGGTCAGGGGTGAGTTACTTCAGCAGTTCCACCGCTTCCTGCACGCTGATCATTTTAATTTACTCACCTCTGGCACTTCGTGTCCGTCCCCTCTCTGCGAGCAGAGAGGGGATTATGCTTGAGTGAAAAATAAAATTTTCTTTTTTACCTCATCTATGTTTTCCAGTTCTTCATTTTTAAATCGTAGCACATTCAATCCTTTTTCCCGCATAACAATATCTCTTTGTTCATCTCTGTCTTTTTGATAGTCATGTATTTTTCCATCAACTTCAATAACCAATGAAATTTCATTTGAGTAAAAATCAGCAATGAAAAAGAAGAGGCGTTGGTTTTGTGTCTGATAAACGATAGGGTGCTGGCGAAAGAATTTTATTCCATTCAGTTTCCTGTTTCTTACTTCTGCCCAAAGCTTTGCTTCTGCAGGAGTTTGATTCTTTCTTAAATCACGCGCCAGTTCAGTAATGGATTTGAAATTAAAA
This genomic window from Bacteroidota bacterium contains:
- a CDS encoding endonuclease domain-containing protein, which encodes MVFNFKSITELARDLRKNQTPAEAKLWAEVRNRKLNGIKFFRQHPIVYQTQNQRLFFFIADFYSNEISLVIEVDGKIHDYQKDRDEQRDIVMREKGLNVLRFKNEELENIDEVKKKILFFTQA
- a CDS encoding tetratricopeptide repeat protein, yielding MKTKMQKYEWRATAPNIQTFKVLKTLKVYNSPVRLFVLRLLCSSLIPLYLIPYSSHAQNAKTDSLLLLLKKDKEDTNKVNHLYQLTRECELTGDYEKGLNYGNESLQLARKLNFKKGIANAYNNSANIFRYQANYLQALDYYLKALKIDEELKNKKAIAMRLGNIGNVYRNQSDYAKALDYYFRALKMKEEFGNKLGVAITLGNIGIVYDEEATIVSPDSIAERNRLYTKALDYYFRALKIDEELGNKHEIANALGNIGIVYREQATNNKSQFTRDSLYAKSLDYYSMALKTDEELGDKNGMAADLGNIGSLYTKKGQETRNEEQKKKFFTDAEKYLQDALKLCREIESQDYERIFEESLSELYSHLPTPNYKLSLEHYKKGMALKDTIFSQENKKQLVRKEMNYEFEKQQAAQKAEQEKKDAVAEAESRKQKIIRNSIAGGLCGVLVFFLIVYRQRNRIAKEKKRSDELLLNILPAETAEELKLTGHAEPKQFDMVTVLFTDFKGFTQIAEKLSAKELVSELDFLFKKFDEIISKYPIEKIKTIGDSYMCAGGLPVANTTNAMDVTLAAVQIQQFMEEHNQQQTTNNKPAFQIRIGIHTGPIVAGIVGIKKFSYDIWGDTVNTASRMESSGEAGKVNVSGSTYELVKDKFNCIYRGEIEAKHKGKIKMYFVERA
- a CDS encoding tetratricopeptide repeat protein gives rise to the protein MKTKMQKYEWRATAPNIQTFKVLKTLKVYNSPVRLFVIRLFCISLISLYLIPYSSHAQNARIDSLLSLLKKDKEDTNKVNHLNALSEQLWRQGDYQPALQYANEAITLNEKVRKRESGKVRQGESGRLTLSLSRSLAATHSNIGIIYTQQGNYPDALKEYFAALKIREEILERSGNPDSKAYREAQKGIATSHNNIGIIYRNQGNYPDALKEHFAALKTFEEIGNKNAIATSHNNIGEIYMEQATSPLTPLQKRGELFTDALKEHFASLKIREEIGDKDGIATSHINIGETYLKQGRAKEGKEELQKGLELSKAIGSKERIKESYAGLAEADSAIASRQSAIGNWQGASEHFSSAYNNYKLYIIYKDSILNEENTKKTVRAQMKFEFDKKDAASKAEQEKKDAIAAEEKRKQKIITYSISGGLLLVLLLAFFIFRGYRQKQKANKELADKNTVIEEQKKIVEEKNKDITDSINYASRIQGALLTSDNFIGKHLKEYFILFKPKDVVSGDFYWANYTAGSFLLCCGDCTGHGVPGAFMSLLNISILNEVTVERKITEPHLILNEAREEIIRALNLEGSAVTQQDGMDCILMSFRFEVSGLKLEYSAANNAPVLIHDGKIIQLEADNMPVGLSERKHPFTHRAIEPSTINHLALNPDFIGKPSTIYLYTDGYADQFGGPKGKKFKYKQLNELLLAISDKGFTEQKEILNKTFDEWKGGMEQVDDVLLIGIRV